In Zingiber officinale cultivar Zhangliang chromosome 9B, Zo_v1.1, whole genome shotgun sequence, the genomic window ACTCGGCCTCATGGTTGGATCAAGTACCTAAAAGAATTCGAACATCAAAATCAGTACATAAGCTGAAAAATAGTACCATGAATAAAAAACCATCAACTTGAATTGAGTCCATAAATGACACATGGAGTACTGAGAATTTCTTAATTTCATGGAATAAATTCATCACATCAATAGGAAACTAAGCGCGATAAGCTACAGAGATTAAACTCTTAGTTGTGATAATTCTACTTTGTCTTCCTCTTTGATCACTCCACTCTCATAACTTCAGAATCAATCTAAAATGGAGCCATTGTTAATGTGATACCAAACAGTAATTTCAGGACCATCataaattattaattgaactTGAATTGGATTATATAAAGCATTGCATCACAGAAATAGGATGAAACTCGTAGGAATTCTTAGTAGTTAATATAATGGAAAAGACATTTAATCAAATACTTGATGGGCATGAGTCAATGAAATCATAATGTGTGCAAATTGAAACAAACAGATTGATCTTACCCTGTAACCTCTATATGCTGCTTGGATTTTGATTGCTGAAATGTGGGCATAGTTGGGAACAGTCCTTGGTTTTCTTGCAGACGATTTCGATTGTTGAGCCTTCTTGGGGAGCACTTGTTGCACTCTATGTTGTTGGTGTTGCTCATTTTGAACATCCTCCAGTATTCGCTCAATTATGTTTTGTTGTCTATGCATTTGAATAAAGGAACCATTGTCATCATGGTTGGATTTGCTAAATCCccactttttcttctctcttttttgcAAACAGAAGCTTAAGCTAACTCACTTCATGTTCAATGTTGTCCCTCTCTTGTTCAGTGATTCGATGCAGATCCACATAATCTTTCCGATGCTTAGTGATGAAGTGTTCCAATTCGAAATACTTTCaagctaaaaataagaaaattatcaAAACATTTATCAAATATGATAGAGATATCACGTATCTAGAGAATATCAAAGCAAGAGACTCTACAGCTGATGTACCGTCTTAATTGCAACTTTTTCAAATGAAGGTTTCTCCAAGGGTTTGCGCAAAATGAAGGATGCCAAGAGCGCAACCAATTTGGCCTGTCAAAGACAATGACAAGCCAAAAAAATGTACTGTTATAGCATGGTGCCATTAAAATCTTATGAATTACATGTATCATTGTAGCAGTTTCTAGCGTATGTTGAATTGTTCTCAATTGAAACAAACTCACAAACTGTAAAACTCTGAATCAGAACAAACTTGGAATTCTTTACTGTTGAGAAATAGCAATTACAATTTAAGATATGCATAGCCCAGAGTgaagcaagaagaaaaactcccATGAATATTCAAATGAATGCAAGGAACACTAACACGTCAATAGGAAGAAGAAAATTAAGATAGTTTCAATCCAATAACCAACCTCGTCGTAGCCAAAAGAGAGAGCTGTCGCATGGGTAGCTTCCCTAAAATCTTCGGTTCTGTCCCTACTCTAAGCCATCACATAACCTTATACCACCTAATCTCTACCTGCTCATCAACGGTTGGAAGCGGTTCGCAGGAGAAACGCTGCTTGCTGGGCTTCTGCTCAACCCGAATGGAGAGGAGGCCTATGGTGATGCTTCGACCTTTGATCAGCCCAAGACAAGAGGAGGCCGTAGATCGATGTGGCTTCTGCTCAACCCGAGAGGGGAGGAGACCGCAGGCGCTATCCTTGTACAAAACAGGGAAGATCCCGGAAGTAGATCCAGGCGGCAGTGTGCCGATCGTAGTGAGCAGAAGCGTCGGTGATCAGCAGGGAGGAGGCCGCAGGTGCTTGCTTAGATCCTTGTGCCGAACCACATCGAGCGATTGCTAAAACATCACATCTGCTGTTGCCCGTTCGAAGCATAAAACAACAAAACCAGGAGAACGATGAGCAGCCTACCTCAGCTAACTATGGAATTGAAGATCACCTGTTTGATTCAGAGAACGAGTCCGCAGTACTCCCCTCTCCAATCCCGTGGATATCACGCTCAGGGTCGAAGGGGAATAAGGTCGAACAGGTGGCCGACATAAAAGGCAGTAGCATCATTCCCTCAACTCCCGCGTCCCCCACTTTGCCTTCCCCAAGGCATCTTTCTCCTTCGTCGTCGTTCTCATCCGACACGTCGAAGCCGAAGATTATCTACAAAAGCAAGGCCagtccgccgccgccgccgccgccacctccACCCGACTACCTCAAACATGAGCACGGAAATCACGCAACGGCCAGAAGGCTCAAAGAGGAATTGAAGAACTCGAGCAGGAGAGAATGTCGGGATGCCACCAACGACATAACAAGTCCAAGGAATGAGCAGGCCGATAATTGCGGGGAGGACGTTGCAGAGGCGTCTGGTGGTGCCACAGAAGAAACGTCAAACCATGAAGCGGGAGGAGGGGAAGCGAATGAGGTGGACAAGAAGGCGGATGAGTTCATAGCAAGATTCAGAGAACAGATCAGACTTCAGAGGATCGAGTCGATCAAGAGATCCACCAAGCAGCAAAGTAACAAGAAGCAACAAGTTGTGTGAAGAAGGTGACTATAACAATTTACACGCTTGTACATAAAAGAAAGGAGTGATTGCTAAAACATCACATCCAGCACCGTCGAGGTAGCAGCAGCAACTCTTGAAGGAGGCggcggaggaagaggaggaggaaggggtgGCGATGGGCGTGCCAAGGTAGTGGCGCTGCTTCCTAGGGTCGGGCGGAGGGTGTGGGCGCTGGTGGTGGCCGTCGTTGGGAAGGTTGTTGGGTGTCGTCATCGCCAGCGAAATCCACCACCACACTTCACGATTCTTGAGAGGGGTCTGTGCGGtagtgaagagaagaaagagctgccggccggtggtgaggaagaagagacggCCGGCGGTGGGaggtcgcgtgccctagccgcgcgagaggagatgtcgcgaacagaaaggaaTCACCAGTACTGTGTCGTCCCATGGGTAAAAGGAAAcaagttttctcctcctttaatctgggTCGTCCATATTGTGATGAAGATGGATGAAGATCCAACCGTCAGATCTTGAGATAAGTGGTCTAGATCAtttaagattgagatgataacttgacagtagacaacgctttttagaaatcgttgtcgtagacactaaaaaaaagactaatagacaacgcttt contains:
- the LOC122023306 gene encoding uncharacterized protein LOC122023306; its protein translation is MERRPMVMLRPLISPRQEEAVDRCGFCSTREGRRPQALSLYKTGKIPEVDPGGSVPIVVSRSVGDQQGGGRSIKQQNQENDEQPTSANYGIEDHLFDSENESAVLPSPIPWISRSGSKGNKVEQVADIKGSSIIPSTPASPTLPSPRHLSPSSSFSSDTSKPKIIYKSKASPPPPPPPPPPDYLKHEHGNHATARRLKEELKNSSRRECRDATNDITSPRNEQADNCGEDVAEASGGATEETSNHEAGGGEANEVDKKADEFIARFREQIRLQRIESIKRSTKQQSNKKQQVV